The genomic stretch CTGTCGGAGTCGGAGCGGGCTGAGACCGTCGTCTCGCGCGCCGTCGTGCGCGACCGGATCGAGCAGTTGCTCCTCGGTCCGGCGATGCCGGAGGACGTCGCCCGCGTGTCCTCACACCTCGCGAACGCGGGCTGGCCACTGGCGGGTCCCGAGCTGCTCGCCGAGCCAGACCCCCGCGACGGCCTGGTCACGCGCATCGTCCGCTGGCTGCGGGCCGGCTACCCCGCCGGCCTGCCCGAGCAGGATTTCGTGCCGCTGCTGGCGCTACTCCGCCGCCGCTTGAGCGACGAGGAGGTGGCCGAGGTGGCTACCGGTCTGGCCGCTGACGCTCC from Rathayibacter rathayi encodes the following:
- a CDS encoding DUF3349 domain-containing protein, translated to MASTDPIAAREGIVARVVGWLRAGYPSGVPEQDYLPLLGLLRRSLTTDEVEQVVARLLSESERAETVVSRAVVRDRIEQLLLGPAMPEDVARVSSHLANAGWPLAGPELLAEPDPRDGLVTRIVRWLRAGYPAGLPEQDFVPLLALLRRRLSDEEVAEVATGLAADAPASRADVGTAIAGLTAELPSEEDIERVRRSLAALGWPEEFTS